A window of Oncorhynchus kisutch isolate 150728-3 linkage group LG10, Okis_V2, whole genome shotgun sequence contains these coding sequences:
- the LOC109897378 gene encoding nucleosome-remodeling factor subunit BPTF isoform X9, protein MRGKRGRPPKTLRMQEPSSEPERGLRPRRELRAKGRGSAEVDFESPKRGNNSSSRGRRKVGSSRGRGRGRGGGGRGTRGRRSIARSVVYDDHESDEDDDAVSLRSEEDELIEEETITDEEEEEEEALNEESDPLEEILEEDDASYCTESSFRSQSTHGSTPGRKRTRVHCPRSPIFEEKEIPPLELPRTSEDLLVPSEELLNVSSIYEVLRNFSTVLRLSPFRFEDFCAALVGQEQCTLMAETHTALLKAILREEDTSNTTFGPADLKDSVNSTLYFIDGMTWPEVVRAYCESDQEYHHVLPYQEVEDYPYGPLDSKIKVLQFLVDQFLTTNIAREELMSEGVVQYDDHCRVCHRLGDLLCCETCSAVYHLECVKPPLVEVPEDEWQCEICVAHKVPGVTDCVTEMQKSKPYIRQEPIGYDRHRRQYWFLNRRIIVEEDGEHDKKKIWYYSTKVQLGELIECLDKEYWENDLCAVLEEMREEVHTHMDITEDLTNKAAGNNKAFLTAANDEILERVQGRQERRAAEQAEKATTDTTKIEEETPTHCSQLPDHRGLQDPEYKEEASSQEDKPVDSESHGEEDPSAQCQPTPPPPHPGDENSNSSHVSAPGVLRRPEEPNLADRSSQSSITSQDDTGEGKESGNGEGSASGQTNNRIVTRLRNPDSKLSQQKTQGDGSPTPRDSKETSPPSSESEVALLGTVKKDLTVKGNLNNFFKLGQEGKFRVYHNQFSTNTLGLNKHQHREDHDKRRHLSHKFSLTPAGDFKWNGSIHGSKVLTISTLRLTIIQLETNVPAPFLHPNWASHRTNWIKAVQMCSKAREFALALAIMECAIKPVVMLPVWKDALGHTRLHRMTSMEREEKEKGKKREKKLEDEETMQQATWVKYTIPIKHQVWKQKGEEYRVTGYGGWSWVSKTHVHRFVPRLPGNTNVNYRKVLEAAKTGKENATSCPNKRKCLPKAPTSSETQAKEESTPITEEKDQEETSTMEPSGSTSPGEGQTLKEKEEKKITEKVEKKDDQVEEKTEDKMDVDPSPPDTCLSEEKGIVDSKCPSSLTDPSVKEEPGEEEATKQEDSEAKPPVRPFNWDVVNVSEGFQLRTAYKKKVKTSKLDGLLERRVKQFTLEEKQRLERLKQQSALAKHTVSKENVNTGTPTTIKASTADKLAVTPCTSLKAERQADSVVKDTIVKRLDFDQEQPVKSQPSGETDNLDVRLGSTCKPQAAGATGPNLNTTGLANHESSVQGNGGDALSQTELNGGSQKSIDVNNKINLTSVEPALGAAKPPRAEVMIAGENGRKHGYEETEQGNGQREIESKPHLVQVNGKAAVDTKAPVDSKMHSDLAKKVDTKVMLQTLEGEIKTLPVKEPVKSIMNGTLSQDGLKVNNTVLATSLVLEDVERKVVVSEPDYSVTSSMLGPPTGVPTVSNSAKSEPMEIGQTASNEITPFPIPTAEESSLSNNTTENSSSSTEVLKTITQVTTTTTTTMSTESRTVQIAKVSSSTKPAVTPAAESSAVSTLTTMTKTTVTRVCSPTLGAAVSEETKTVVTAMLTDAKSGPSGSSVTSMTVSKEYSTRDCVRLLKFSRSKKTRSGTALPSYRKFVTKSSKKSIFVLPNDDLKKLARRGGIREVPIFNYNAKPALDIWPYPSPRPTFGITWRYRLQTVKSLAGVSLMLRLLWACLRWDDMAVKPSPAVGTTRTESSETAITTTEIIKRRDVGPHGIRSEYCIRKIICPIGVTEAPKETPTPQRKGLRSSALRPKKPEPAKQTGPIILETWVAEEELEIWEIRAFSERVEREKAQAADQAKVSRTLKTAEEAKAQLEAQLKHQRLAAQQKRLEQQKPGATTSTPTSTPTTSASGTPASLTSQVTPGTKLVLATKLGTPVTFQQNKNFHQSFTSWVKQGQGSPASTCSRATVANSMVTTSGQTFQISASPVTMAGQVITAKLPIPANSKIVTVNMPTTQGGMVQVQQNVLGIIPSSTPGNQRTYSSFQNRNATINIRPNTSTSTTTQPAIATGVQIRPGMTVIRSPLQQGTTMGKTIIRTPLMMQQGILPASQQQVVTQIIRGQPVSTAVSSASPVQTSAGQRMLGAAPSPRPVTPAPGQSPSPSTPQGGRPQQGQVKLTLAQLTQLTQGAQGGNQGLTVVIQGQGQTTGQLQVIPQGVTVIPGPGQQLMQAAMPNGQVQRFLFTPGATAPVPNPTTTASAAVTPVTATTTTPSGPALSQLPVQTPVTSQAPAPPVQPPQQAIARVQPPQQAIARVQPPQQAIARVQPPQQAIARVQPPQQAIARVQPPQQASARVQPPQQAIACVQPPQQAIACVQPPQQAIARVEPPQQAIARVEPPQQAIARVEPPQQTIAPVQPPQQAIAPVQPPQQAITPVQPPALVPAPPPVSTYQTQPPQAQVHIPLQSPTALPIQQIAQIPTSPQPVHMKTLSVSPSVTQATVRPIQAHAQLQPQVTAQIRPQQQLQLHHQPQLITVPGLQQQVQVLGTIQTHVAAQLQAQQGGALPQQIKLQLPIQIQQAGGQVQAHQIQNVVTIQTASMQDHLQRIQQLREQQQKKKQQEAKREQSLQASSPSDIIQKQVVMKQNAVIENLKQRKTMTPAEREENQRIIVCNQVMKFILDKIDKDEKQAAKKRKKEESVEQKRSKQNATKLSALLFKHKEQLKAEILKKRALLDKELQLEVQEELRRDISRLRKEKEKAQAAASQAAAAAAQVASSLSPTMASPSSAHKRKRDDERDTSSAKPKKKKMISTTSKDHKKEVKLYCVCKTPYDEAKFYIGCDLCSNWFHGACVGITEKEAKKMDDYVCNGCKQGQDSQDSEGTTEELYCICRTPYDETQFYIGCDRCQNWYHGRCVGILQSEATHIDEYVCPQCQSTEDAMTVLTPLTDKDYEGLRRILRSLQAHKMAWPFLEPVDPNDAPDYYGVIKEPMDLSTMEDKLQKRYYNKLTEFVADMTKVFDNCRYYNPNDSPFFQCAEVLESFFVQKLKGFKASRSHNNKLQTSTS, encoded by the exons ATGAGGGGGAAAAGAGGCAGGCCGCCCAAAACCCTGCGGATGCAGGAGCCTTCATCCGAGCCGGAGCGTGGCTTGAGACCCAGGAGGGAGTTGAGGGCAAAGGGGAGAGGTAGTGCCGAGGTTGATTTTGAGAGTCCCAAGAGGGGAAATAACTCTTCATCGAGGGGCAGGAGGAAAGTGGGATCATCTCGCGGTAGGGGAAGAGGCAGAGGTGGTGGTGGCAGAGGTACTAGGGGCAGACGGTCAATCGCTAGATCTGTGGTTTATGATGATCATGAAAGTGATGAAGACGATGATGCTGTGAGTTTGAGATCTGAGGAGGACGAGTTGATAGAGGAAGAGACGATAACAgacgaggaagaagaggaagaagaggcccTCAACGAGGAGTCAGACCCGCTTGAGGAAATACTCGAGGAGGATGATGCCAGCTACTGTACTGAAAGCAGCTTTCGGAGTCAGAGCACTCATGGCAGCACTCCGG GGCGAAAGAGGACGCGGGTGCACTGCCCTCGCTCGCCCatctttgaggaaaaggagatCCCTCCTCTGGAGCTGCCCAGAACCTCTGAGGACCTCCTGGTGCCCAGTGAGGAACTGCTCAACGTGTCCTCCATCTACGAGGTCCTGCGCAACTTCAGCACAGTGCTGCGGCTCTCTCCCTTCCGCTTTGAGGACTTCTGTGCTGCGCTGGTAGGCCAGGAGCAGTGCACCCTGATGGCAGAGACCCACACAGCCCTACTGAAGGCCATCCTGCGTGAGGAGGACACCTCCAACACCACGTTCGGTCCTGCTGACCTCAAGGACAGTGTCAACTCCACCCTCTACTTCATTGATGGTATGACGTGGCCCGAGGTGGTCCGTGCCTACTGCGAGAGCGACCAGGAGTACCACCATGTCCTGCCCTACCAGGAGGTGGAGGACTACCCCTACGGCCCTCTGGACAGTAAGATCAAGGTGCTGCAGTTCTTGGTGGATCAGTTCCTCACCACCAACATCGCCCGTGAGGAGTTAATGTCAGAGGGGGTGGTGCAGTATGATGACCACTGCAGGGTGTGCCACAGATTGGGGGACCTGCTGTGCTGTGAGACCTGCTCTGCCGTCTACCACCTGGAGTGTGTGAAGCCTCCTCTGGTAGAGGTGCCGGAGGACGAATGGCAGTGTGAGATCTGCGTGGCACACAAGGTGCCCGGGGTCACAGACTGTGTGACAGAGATGCAGAAGAGCAAACCCTACATCCGCCAGGAGCCCATCGGCTATGACCGCCACCGGAGGCAATACTGGTTCCTAAACCGAAGAATAATTGT TGAGGAAGACGGGGAGCATGATAAGAAGAAGATCTGGTACTACAGCACAAAGGTCCAGCTGGGAGAGCTGATAGAGTGTCTAGACAAGGAGTACTGGGAAAACGACCTGTGTGCCGTCCtcgaggagatgagagaggaggtgcACACTCACATGGACATCACTGAGGACCTCACCAACAAGGCCGCGGGCAACAACAAGGCCTTCCTCACGGCAGCCAACG ATGAGATCCTGGAGCGTGTGCAGGGCAGGCAGGAACGGCGAGCAGCGGAGCAGGCAGAGAAGGCCACTACAGACACCACCAAGATAGAGGAAGAGACCCCCACACACTGCTCTCAACTACCAGACCACAGAGGGCTCCAAGACCCCGAGTATAAAGAGGAGGCAAGCTCACAAG aggATAAGCCTGTAGACTCAGAGTCCCATGGAGAGGAGGACCCCTCTGCCCAGTGCCAGCCTACTCCTCCACCACCACACCCTGGAGACGAGAACAGCAACAGCAGCCACGTCTCAGCGCCTGGGGTCCTCAGGAGGCCTGAAGAGCCAAACCTCGCTGACAGGTCCTCTCAGTCCTCCATCACCAGCCAGGACGACACGG GTGAAGGCAAGGAGAGTGGGAATGGTGAGGGGTCAGCGTCTGGACAGACTAACAATCGCATAGTGACTCGTCTGCGTAACCCGGACAGCAAGCTGAGCCAGCAGAAGACCCAGGGAGATGGCAGCCCTACACCCAGGGACAGCAAGGAG ACATCTCCTCCCAGCTCTGAGAGTGAAGTGGCTCTTCTGGGTACTGTGAAGAAAGACTTGACGGTGAAGGGCAACCTGAACAACTTCTTCAAGCTGGGCCAGGAGGGCAAGTTCCGAGTCTACCACAACCAGTTCAGCACCAACACACTGGGCCTCAACAAGCACCAGCATCGTGAGGACCACGACAAGCGCCGCCACCTCTCCCATAAGTTCAGCCTAACCCCCGCCGGGGATTTCAAGTGGAACGGCTCCATCCACGGATCCAAGGTGCTGACCATCTCCACCCTGCGGCTCACCATCATCCAGCTGGAGACCAATGTCCCCGCCCCCTTCCTGCACCCAAACTGGGCCTCGCACAG GACAAACTGGATTAAAGCGGTGCAGATGTGCAGTAAGGCTCGGGAGTTTGCCTTGGCGCTGGCCATCATGGAGTGTGCCATCAAACCAGTGGTCATGCTGCCTGTCTGGAAAGATGCGCTTGGACACACCAG gcTCCATCGCATGACCTCCATGGAgcgggaggagaaagagaaggggaaaaagagagagaaaaaactggAGGATGAAGAGACTATGCAGCAGGCCACCTGGGTGAAGTACACCATCCCCATCAAACACCAG gTGTGGAAGCAGAAGGGGGAGGAGTACAGAGTAACTGGGTACGGGGGCTGGAGCTGGGTCAGTAAGACTCACGTCCATCGCTTTGTTCCCAGGCTACCAGGGAACACCAACGTCAACTACCGCAAAGTACTCGAAG CAGCTAAAACTGGCAAAGAAAATGCAACATCCTGCCCGAACAAACGAAAATGTTTGCCCAAAGCACCAACGAGCTCGGAAACCCAGGCAAAAGAAGAGTCTACTCCAATTACTGAAGAAAAAGACCAGGAGGAAACCTCCACCATGGAGCCATCTGGGAGCACTTCACCAGGAGAGGGGCAGACTCtgaaagagaaggaagagaaaaaGATCACAGAGAAGGTGGAGAAGAAAGATGATCAGGTGGAGGAGAAGACTGAGGACAAGATGGATGTTGACCCCAGTCCACCAGACACCTGTCTCAGTGAGGAAAAAG GTATAGTGGACAGCAAATGCCCCTCATCACTGACTGACCCTTCTGTGAAGGAGGAGCCCGGGGAGGAAGAAGCAACTAAGCAGGAGGACTCTGAGGCCAAGCCACCTGTCCGCCCCTTCAACTGGGATGTGGTGAACGTCAGCGAGGGCTTCCAGCTCCGTACGGCCTACAAGAAGAAGGTGAAGACGTCCAAGCTCGACGGGCTGCTGGAGCGCAGAGTGAAACAGTTCACCCTGGAGGAGAAGCAGAGGCTAGAGCGCCTCAAACAGCAGTCAGCCCTGGCCAAACACACAGTCTCCAAGGAGAACGTTAACACAGGGACTCCCACCACCATCAAGGCTTCTACAGCAGACAAGTTAGCAGTGACACCGTGCACAAGTCTGAAAGCTGAGAGACAAGCAGACTCAGTAGTTAAAGACACAATTGTTAAAAGGCTTGACTTTGACCAGGAGCAGCCAGTGAAATCCCAGCCTTCAGGAGAGACAGATAATCTGGACGTCAGATTAGGCTCCACCTGTAAACCCCAGGCAGCAGGAGCCACAGGCcccaacctcaacaccacagggTTGGCCAACCATGAGAGCAGCGTTCAGGGCAATGGTGGGGATGCGTTATCTCAAACAGAGCTGAATGGAGGCTCCCAGAAAAGCATAGACGTCAACAACAAAATCAATTTGACATCTGTAGAACCGGCTTTAGGTGCGGCCAAACCTCCCAGAGCAGAAGTGATGATCGCAGGAGAAAACGGTAGGAAGCATGGTTATGAGGAGACAGAGCAAGGTAatggacagagggagatagaaagCAAACCACATTTAGTGCAGGTGAATGGGAAAGCCGCTGTTGACACCAAGGCTCCTGTAGACTCAAAGATGCACTCAGACCTGGCCAAAAAAGTGGACACCAAGGTCATGCTCCAGACGTTAGAGGGTGAGATCAAAACACTGCCAGTGAAGGAACCTGTAAAATCCATTATGAACGGTACTCTCTCTCAGGACGGGTTAAAGGTCAACAACACTGTGTTAGCCACCAGCCTAGTATTGGAGGACGTAGAGAGAAAGGTTGTGGTGTCCGAGCCTGACTACTCCGTCACGTCGTCAATGTTAGGGCCGCCCACTGGTGTTCCCACGGTAAGCAACAGCGCCAAGTCTGAGCCAATGGAGATTGGGCAAACGGCATCCAATGAGATCACCCCATTTCCTATCCCCACTGCAGAGGAGTCCAGCTTGAGTAACAACACCACAGAGAACAGCAGTAGCAGTACTGAGGTGCTGAAGACCATCACCCAAGTtaccacaaccactactaccaccatgtcaacaGAGTCTCGCACGGTGCAGATAGCCAAGGTCTCCAGCAGCACGAAGCCTGCAGTGACGCCTGCTGCAGAGAGCAGTGCTGTATCCACCCTCACCACCATGACCAAGACCACCGTCACCAGGGTCTGCTCCCCGACCCTCGGGGCCGCCGTCTCCGAGGAGACCAAGACTGTTGTCACTGCGATGTTGACAGATGCCAAATCTGGCCCCTCAGGCTCTTCAGTCACCTCCATGACGGTCAGTAAGGAGTACTCCACCAGAGACTGTGTCCGGCTGCTAAAGTTCTCCCGCTCCAAGAAGACCCGCTCTGGCACGGCCCTCCCCTCTTACCGCAAGTTTGTCACCAAGAGTAGCAAGAAGAGCATATTTGTACTGCCTAATGATGACCTAAAGAAGCTGGCGAGGAGAGGGGGCATCAGAGAGGTACCCATCTTCAACTACAACGCCAAGCCAGCCCTGGACATCTGGCCCTATCCCTCCCCCAGACCCACCTTTGGAATCACGTGGAG ATACCGTCTCCAGACTGTGAAGTCTCTGGCGGGGGTCAGTCTGATGCTGCGGCTGCTCTGGGCTTGCCTGAGGTGGGATGACATGGCTGTCAAGCCCTCCCCTGCTGTAGGAACCACCCGCACAG AATCCTCGGAGACGGCGATCACCACAACAGAGATCATCAAGCGGCGAGATGTGGGGCCGCACGGCATCCGGTCTGAATACTGCATCAGGAAGATCATCTGCCCAATTGGCGTTACCGAAGCTCCCAAAG AAACTCCCACTCCCCAGAGGAAAGGCCTGCGCTCCAGCGCTCTGAGGCCAAAGAAGCCTGAACCGGCCAAGCAGACTGGACCCATCATCTTAGAGACGTGGGTGGCCGAGGAGGAGCTGGAGATCTGGGAGATCAGAGCCTTTTCAGAAAG ggtagagagagagaaggcccagGCTGCAGACCAGGCTAAGGTTAGTAGAACGCTGAAGACAGCAGAGGAGGCCAAGGCCCAATTGGAGGCTCAGCTAAAGCACCAGAGATTGGCTGCTCAGCAG AAACGGTTGGAGCAACAGAAGCCTGGTGccaccacctccacccccaccagCACCCCTACAACCTCAGCTTCTGGCACTCCGGCATCCCTGACCAGCCAGGTCACCCCGGGGACTAAACTGGTCCTGGCCACCAAGCTGGGGACACCTGTCACATTCCAGCAGAACAAGAACTTCCATCAATCATTTACTTCCTGGGTCAAGCAGGGCCAGGGTAGTCCAG CCTCCACTTGCTCACGGGCCACCGTGGCCAAcagcatggtcaccacctctgGACAAACGTTCCAGATCTCTGCCAGCCCGGTGACCATGGCTGGCCAGGTCATCACCGCCAAGCTACCCATTCCGGCCAACAGCAAGATTGTTACGGTCAACATGCCAACCACACAAGGAG GTATGGTGCAAGTCCAGCAGAATGTCCTGGGCATTATTCCATCCAGTACCCCAGGCAACCAGCGGACCTACTCCTCATTCCAGAACCGCAACGCCACCATCAACATCAGACCCAACACCTCCACCTCAACCACCACTCAGCCG GCCATTGCCACCGGAGTCCAGATCCGTCCGGGCATGACGGTGATCCGATCGCCCCTGCAGCAGGGCACCACTATGGGCAAAACCATCATCAGAACCCCCTTGATGATGCAACAAGGTATTCTACCAGCCa GCCAGCAGCAGGTGGTGACTCAGATCATCCGGGGCCAACCTGTCTCCACAGCAGTTTCCAGTGCCAGCCCTGTGCAGACCAGTGCAGGCCAGAGGATGCTGGGTGCCGCCCCGTCCCCCCGTCCTGTCACCCCTGCCCCCGGGCAGTCCCCATCACCATCCACCCCCCAAGGCGGCCGACCACAGCAGGGCCAGGTCAAACTCACCCTGGCCCAGCTCACCCAGCTAACGCAGGGGGCACAG GGAGGGAACCAGGGTCTCACAGTAGTAatccagggacagggacagactaCAGGCCAGCTGCAGGTCATCCCCCAGGGGGTGACAGTCATCCCAGGCCCTGGGCAGCAGCTCATGCAGGCTGCCATGCCCAACGGCCAGGTGCAGCGCTTCCTCTTCACCCCAGGGGCAACAGCCCCTgtccccaaccccaccaccacggcCAGTGCTGCTGTCACCCCCGTCACAGCCACCACAACAACACCCTCAGGGCCAG CGCTGTCTCAGCTTCCAGTTCAGACTCCCGTTACCTCTCAAGCACCGGCACCACCAGTCCAGCCCCCTCAACAGGCTATCGCTCGTGTCCAGCCCCCTCAACAGGCTATCGCTCGTGTCCAGCCCCCTCAACAGGCTATCGCTCGTGTCCAGCCCCCTCAACAGGCTATCGCTCGTGTCCAGCCCCCTCAACAGGCTATCGCTCGTGTCCAGCCCCCTCAACAGGCTAGCGCTCGTGTCCAGCCCCCTCAACAGGCTATCGCTTGTGTCCAGCCCCCTCAACAGGCTATCGCTTGTGTCCAGCCCCCTCAACAGGCTATCGCTCGTGTCGAGCCCCCTCAACAGGCTATCGCTCGTGTCGAGCCCCCTCAACAGGCTATCGCTCGTGTCGAGCCCCCTCAACAGACTATCGCTCCAGTCCAGCCCCCTCAACAGGCTATCGCTCCAGTCCAGCCTCCTCAACAGGCTATCACTCCAGTCCAGCCCCCTGCCCTCGTTCCTGCCCCCCCTCCAGTGTCCACATATCAGACTCAACCCCCTCAGGCTCAAGTCCACATCCCCCTCCAGTCCCCCACTGCCTTACCCATCCAGCAGATAGCCCAGATCCCAACCTCTCCACAACCGGTCCATATGAAGACTCTCTCGGTCTCCCCCTCCGTCACCCAGGCCACAGTGAGGCCCATCCAGGCCCATGCTCAACTCCAGCCCCAGGTTACGGCTCAGATCAGGCCCCAGCAGCAGCTGCAGCTCCACCACCAACCCCAGCTGATCACAGTGCCGGGGCTGCAGCAGCAGGTCCAGGTGCTGGGCACCATCCAGACCCACGTGGCGGCCCAGCTCCAGGCCCAGCAGGGTGGGGCGTTGCCCCAGCAGATCAAGCTGCAGCTGCCTATTCAGATCCAGCAGGCAGGAGGCCAGGTGCAGGCCCACCAGATTCAGAACGTGGTGACCATCCAGACAGCCAGCATGCAGGACCACCTGCAGAGGATCCAGCAgctcagagagcagcagcagaagaagaagcagcaggAGGCCAAAAGGGAGCAGAGCCTGCAGGCCTCCAGCCCCAGCGACATCATCCAGAAACAGGTGGTGATGaagcagaatgctgtgatagaaAATCTGAAACAGAGGAAGACCATGACTCCAGCAGAGCGGGAGGAGAACCAGAG AATAATCGTCTGCAACCAGGTGATGAAGTTCATCCTGGACAAGATCGACAAGGACGAGAAGCAGGCGGCtaagaagaggaagaaggaggagtcTGTGGAGCAGAAACGCAGCAAGCAGAATGCCACCAAGCTCTCGGCTCTGCTCTTCAAGCACAAAGAGCAGCTCAAGGCTGAGATCCTGAAGAAGAGGGCTCTACTGGACAAGGAGCTGCAGCTGGAGGTTCAG gaggaGCTGAGGAGGGACATCAGCAGGctgaggaaggagaaggagaaggccCAAGCTGCAGCCTCTCAGGCAGCCGCTGCCGCAGCCCAGGTagcctcatccctctcccccaccaTGGCCTCGCCCTCCTCCGCCCACAAACGCAAGAGGGACGACGAAAGGGACACGTCCTCCGCCAAGCctaagaagaagaagatgatATCCACTACCTCAAAGGATCACAAGAAGGAAGTCAAGctgtactgtgtctgtaaaacGCCCTATGACGAGGCCAA GTTCTACATTGGGTGCGACCTGTGCTCCAACTGGTTCCACGGTGCGTGTGTGGGCATCACGGAGAAGGAGGCCAAGAAGATGGACGACTACGTCTGTAATGGCTGCAAGCAGGGCCAGGACTCACAGGACTCAGAGGGCACCACGGAGGAGCTGTACTGCATCTGCCGGACACCATATGATGAAACACA GTTTTACATTGGCTGCGACCGTTGCCAGAACTGGTACCACGGGCGCTGTGTGGGCATTCTGCAGAGTGAGGCCACCCACATAGACGAGTACGTGTGCCCGCAGTGTCAATCCACGGAGGACGCCATGACCGTCCTCACACCGTTAACCGACAAGGACTACGAGGGTTTAAGAAGAATCCTGCGCTCCTTACAG GCTCACAAAATGGCGTGGCCGTTCCTTGAACCAGTAGATCCCAACGATGCTCCTGATTATTATGGCGTTATAAAGGAACCGATGG ACCTCTCCACAATGGAAGACAAATTACAGAAACGGTATTACAACAAGCTCACTGAGTTTGTGGCGGACATGACCAAAGTCTTTGACAACTGCCGCTACTACAACCCCAACGACTCCCCCTTCTTTCAGTGTGCCGAAGTTCTGGAGTCATTCTTTGTACAGAAGCTCAAAGGTTTCAAAGCTAGCAG GTCTCATAACAACAAACTACAGACTTCGACCTCTTAG